A portion of the Aphelocoma coerulescens isolate FSJ_1873_10779 chromosome 11, UR_Acoe_1.0, whole genome shotgun sequence genome contains these proteins:
- the LOC138116893 gene encoding ribonuclease HI-like, with protein MHSDHLRLVVCTHQNPAQFLYGTPSEKEIEHNCIEIIDIQTKVREDLVDCPLNEGEILFIDGSSRVVDGKRCSGYSVVDGHQMCVLEKGRLPPTWSAQVCELYALEKALHRLAGSIGTIYTDSRYAYGVVHTFGKIWSERGFLNTKGKDILHKELILKILKALQLPQVISVVHIPGHQSGTTKEARGNNLADLAAKEAAVEEEILPSHNHIVTSTV; from the exons atgcactcagaccacctgaggttagttgtgtgtacacaccaaaatccagctcaatttctttatgggaccccatcagaaaaagaaattgaacacaattgcattgagataattgacatccagacaaaagtcagagaggacctggtggactgtcccctcaatgaaggggaaatcctcttcattgacgggtcatctcgagtggtggatggaaagcgatgctctggctattcagtggtcgatggacaccaaatgtgtgtgctagaaaagggcagattgccaccaacctggtcagctcaggtctgtgagctctatgccctagaaaaagcactccaccgactagcaggaagcatcgggaccatttacactgactccagatacgcttatggcgtagtccacacctttggaaaaatctggtccgaaagggggttcctaaacaccaaagggaaagatatcctacataaggaattgatcctaaaaattctaaaagcactgcaactgcctcaggtgatctcagtggtgcatattccaggtcatcaatcagGAACCACAAAGGAAGCtcgggggaacaacctagcagacttggcagcaaaagaagcagcagtggaagaagag attctgccttcacacaaccatattgtcacatcaactgtatag